CCATTCGAGTAAGCCCTTAAATATCGGTTCCACTATCGTTGATATTACTCGTCCCAGATTGGGGTCTATTGTACTATTCGATCCGGGGATCGACGATTCCACCTGGACCGAGACAAGAGAGATCAAAGTCCGCTATCTGGTACATGAAAAATACCCGGCCTCTATTGAGCTTTGGGAGCATTCCGCCCGCCCCTCGATTATTTCTATAAACGATACGATAGGAATAGTTGATTTCGTTCTTTCCAATCCGGAAGAGAGAAAAACCGTCTATGCCTGCGTGACTGATATGGCCGGCAATACCGGCGACACTTTGGAAGCCGATATATATTACGGAAAGCCACATAATTATCCGAATCCATTCAGTCCGCCCGATGAATATACCAATATTGTTTTCAGATTGCCTGAGGCTGATAATGTGACCATCACTATCTTCGACCTGTTTGGCGACAAAGTCTATGAGTTGGGCGGCATCGCGGCCTCTAAAGGACTCAATGATGGGCAGACAAATTCTCAGTTGAGGTGGAATGGCAGGAATGGGCAAGGCGAGCTTGTCGCCAGCGGGGGGTATCTCTGTGAGATAAAACGGGATAATGAGACATTAAACGACAAGATTATCAAGATCGGTGTGATCAGGAAAAAGTGAGAAGGCAGATGATGAATAAACGGCAACTTTCGATAGCTTGTCTGTTATTGCTATTGCTCATAGTGGCCTCCCCAGGAAGTGACCTATGGGCATCCGGAGATGACGGTGGCCAGGCGGGGGCGTTTTTGAGATATGGTGTTGGGGTGCGGGCCCTGACAATGGGACGGGCCTATGTCGGTCTGGCCGATGATGCCGCCAGTATTTACTACAATCCAGCAGGTTTGATGCAGCTCGAGAAGATGGAATTTCATGCCATGGGGGTCAATTTATACGATCAGAGTTGCTACTCATATTTTGCGATCGGTCTTCCCCGTCCCGATTGGGGGAAGAATCGACTGACGAATTTTTTCCTCGGACCGAATGCTTCTTGGGGCGTTTCCTGGATCAATTTGAACAGCGGTGATTTTGACCGGCGTAATGCGCAGGATAAGTGGCAGGGTACTTCATCCGTTAATCAAAATGCATGGCACCTCGGGTTCGCTCGGGAGGAGATATTATTCGGAAGTTGGGCGATTCTCGACTGGGGTACAAGTTTTAAAGTTATTCGTCAGGAAGTATTCAAGAGTAGCGGTTGGAGTTATGGTGCCGATCTGGGCGTGCAGTTACGGTTCATCAACCCTCCTGGCAGCAAGAGGTTTCCGTCATTAAGGACCATTCTTCCCTTGAGAATCGGACTCAGTCTTCAAAATGCCATTATACCGAAAGTGAATCTTGATGGAGCGGCGGAGAAGTACCCGCCCTCCTTGAAAGCAGGTTGGAGTTATGCTTGGACCGTTTCCGAGCGCTTCAAATTGATTGCGGCCAATGATTACGAATGGTTGTTTCGGTCGCGCGCGAGAGGGGCGTTCTGGAAATATGGCAGCTATCCGGAGCGGGGTGTGGGCATCTTTGGGGGGGTGGAAGGGCAGTATTGCTGGCCGGGGGTCACCGGATTCGTGCGCGCGGGGATGAACAATCGGCAGGATGATTTCACTCTCGGTTGCGGCCTGAAAAAGAAGATATTTGGTCTTGATCTGGGATTCGATTACTGCTATGTCTTTCACGATCTGGGGGAAATCGATAACTATAGGATATCGTTGACACTTCGCAAGGGTGCAGCGCGAGATGCCGGGCATTTCCGCGGCCGCAGCAGATGGACTCCGACGGAAAGCATCGTCAAGCCCTGTGGCTCCTTGGCGATATCCGAAGGAAAACCCGATTCAACACTTTCTCCATCTGAGGTTCTCTTTGAAAAGGAGATAAGGCTTCAGGCACTGGCGCGTTACTCTTATGAGGGTCGTAGTGATACGGTGCTTATCGTTGCAAAGGAACTTGCCAAGATTTTTGACATGTCCAATGAAGGGCGTTATTGGGACTTTATCGGCGGGCCCGACAAAGCGGCTTCGATATTCCGAAAGGCGAAGGAGGCTTTTCATTTTATTAAGCATTCTGATACTGCCAAGGCGCGAGACAAGGCGGGATCTCTTGCCGAACAATCCAAGATAGTATACGAGCCTGAGCTGGGGCATAACTTAAGTGATACACACTTAATGAATCTGGCGGAAATTTATTTGATGCTCGGCAATTATGACTCAGCCGGCATCTGTTTGGCGAGAATAGATGAGACAGTAATGAATAAGCTGAGGTTAAATTATCTTCGAGGTGTTTATTTCAAAAGCTACCGCGATTCAGTAGATTATGCCATCGGTGCATTCACTTCTGCCATTGAAGTCGAAAAGGAATGTGACAGTGCCAGCATGCTGAATTTGTCCGTGCTGGGATTGGCTGATTGCCTTTATAATGAAGGCCAGTATGATGCGGCTATTGCGATCTTATTACCGCTGATCGAGGGGTGCAATATGCCGTTGGATAGCGACTATCCCCGATACCCCATTTTTGCCGACGGCAATATCGCGGATGATGCCCTGTTTATAATTGGGCAGTGTTACGAATCTAAAAATGAGATTGACAATGCCATATTGATCTTTGCCCTATTAGGGAGATTTTGCTATACTCTAGATAAGTATACTGAATCTCAGATTGGGCTGAAAAATCTGTTGGGTGAAAAATAATAAATGTCTTTCAAACAGTTACACATGGAGGAGCCCCGATTATGTGTCTGACCCCATCGCCATTTAAGAGAAGTCACCTAATGGCACTATTTATCATCCTGATTATCTCATTCAGTGTGAGTTCCGCCCAGGATAATCCCAATAAATATCAGATATGCTTTGTAGGTGTTGACGCCAGAGGTGAGCATTCCGAGGGTTTCCTGTTCTGGAAAGAGACCAAAGTCAATTACCAGGTGTCATGGAAATTGTGCGACTCCAGCGGGCGGGATGCCGAAATCAACACTTTGAATTATAAGATATACTGCTGGGCAGAAAAGGACAGTCTTAGTGATCATGACTCAAAAACAAGTCTGGATATCGGCGGCGGTTCCATGGCTGTTTTTGAAAATAGATTGGCCAAGACTCAGTACATCTTTCGTGTTGATGGAGTGAATAACAATGGCCGCTTGGTGGTGAAATCTCAGATTGCCAGGTCTATTTTCCCCACCCCCAAAGGGGGGGGGAATGGAACGATAAAGGTAAATCTGTTCAGTTTCACCGAATTTATGAAGGTCTATGACGAATCGACCGATCTGGGTAGGGCTTCATTTATTCTTATTTTTCTCTTCTTCATAATTGCCTGTCTTTTTATTGTCAGGTGTTTCTGGATTATGCGGCCAACGCGGTTATTTCCGACTGAGATGGAACTGAAGGAAAAGATAGATGACATTTATGATAAAATATATACTGACGGTAACTCATCGCCGGTAAATCCTGCGCAAACTAAGGAACTTCTTCAGAGATTGATGTCAACGCGGGAACAGTCCTGGGGTGTACATGCCAGGAAGGTTTTGGGGAAATTGCCTTTCTACCCGAACTTCCCCAAAAGATCACATGAGAAATTGACTGACTTTGGCGACCTGCCGACTATCACCATTGTCAAGGATGGTCTGAAGCAGCACAAGAATATCCCGGATCGTCAATGTATTCAGGAATATCTGGACCGGACGATTGAAGCCGAGGCGGCGAGATTGAAGAAACGTGGTTTCATTGATTGGCTCTGGAGTCTCGGATATACGGAACCGCTTCTCGGTCTCTATGGAACGGTTACCGGACTGGTGTCGGCTTTTGCCAATTATGGAAGCGATCCGGCCAAGTTTGCCCCTGGAATTTCCGAAGCTTTATGGACAACTGTATATGGGCTTACGACCGGTATTATCCTGATGCTGGCCCATTATTATTTCTCCAACAAGCTGGACCGGGTAATAACCACCTGGGAAGAGATGTCGTTGAAATTAGCAAAAGAATGCGATAAGTTGTAAATGCATTTTTCGGAATAGGGAAATGAAAAATGGGTATTAAGAGAATTGAATCTCGCAGGGAGTTCGAGTTGATGAGTCTGGTCGATATGATGTTCCTATTGCTGATATTCAGCTTTGCCCAGCCCTTCGGCTCAAATCGCGATGTTGGGCGAGATGCCCTGACAATTACCGTACTGCGCGAGAATTTGCAGAATACGTCCGACCAACTGCAGGTCAGCATGCTGCAGCCGTTTAGATCGGACACTATTAAACTGTCAATGGTGCTTGATAATAATTTCTATAATTCCGACTCGGCCTCCTTCAGCGACCTGTGCCGACCTATAAAGGAAGAGATTAGTTCATATATTAATTATCGCGACAGTAGCAATGGTGTCGAGCCGATCAGGGTGATGGCATCAGATGATGCTCCGTTTAAGATAATTGACTTTATCATCAGGACCTGCAGCACCCTGAAGGACAGCACCCTAAACCTGGTCCCGCTGAGGAGGTAACGAGTATGACAACACGCAGCGCCCTGATCGAGCGCAAGAAAAGCAGACGGGACTTCAAAAAGAAACTGGTAATGTATCCCTTGATGGATATGTTCCTGATTCTCCTCGTTTTTTCGCTGGTTCCGCGTAACATTCAACCCGAGCGGGTGGGTGTCATGACTCCAAAAATTTCCACCAGGCCGGGAGTGGTAAATGCCATACTGCAGATGAAGAATGACAGACGTTTTATCTGGATAGACAGCTCATGTATGGATAAATCCGAAACAGAGATTATGAGCGCGATTATCAGCCGAACGACTTTGGAGGGAAGGATAGTGGATCTTAAGAAGGCCTTGGTGGAGAAAAGGATTTCCGAGTATTATTTCCTGATTCGTTGCCCCGATTCTCTGAGATACAGCGAAGCCAAGAGCATTATTGATCTGATCTATGGCAATAAGCAGGATTCAGTTGCCGTGGGCGCCAATATCATTTTATCGGTTATTGGGAGTCCGGAGGAGAGCCTTCATTTCTCGAAAGGGACGGAGAATGGGAAGAGATACCTTGAGGTTATATTCTAGTATGATTAAGGACAAAGGCGTGAAAAAGCTAATATTTATTGCATCATTGCTGATAATCAGTCTGCTTGGTTTGAAGTGCGGGAGCGAGGGCGTCGTTTCCATTCCCCGGTGCGAAACGCCGACTGGTGTAGAAGATTCCAGTTTCACTCTGCAACAGCCTGCCACGCATGCCGCGCGTATCTACGGACCCGAGGTTCGCCCTCCTGAATTCCGCATTCAGCTGTATGCCGGGATACCGGCTGTGAATTGGCAGACCTTGAGAAATATTTCTCTCGAAAGTCTTAGGGATGTCGATGTCGTGATAAAAGCCAATCTGCAAGAGCAAAAGGGCATTGTTGTTGTATCTGGTGTAATTCTCTGCAAAGGTGGGGCCGCGGCTCAGGCGGCCAAACACATAATGGACGCCGTTTCCCGATGGCATTACACTCCCTATGGGAGTGGCTCCATCTTTTACCGCTTTAATATCGGAACCAACCGACTTACCATCGATATTAGCGACCTGACGCTTGCGACTCTGCCGGGAACCGCAAAACCGGTGCCGGTGGGAAAAATCCATCTTCTCGGCGGAAAGTCTTTACTCGAGGTTAGGTTCGGAGATGTGAAAAGTGTCTGCAATCTGACTTCAATTGTGCCTTAAAGAGGATAAGAATGCGCAGAAATATTTTAATTATTGGAGTCTTGTGTGGGCTGTTGATGACTTCAAGTCTTTTTTCACAGGACAATACGGCCTTCACGCAATTGAGAACTGACCTGGAGAGCGCTCAAGTCTCATATTCCGGAGCGGCGGGATCGGCCAACTATCAGGCGGCTTTGAATAAGTTTCAATTGATCTTGGCGGAAATACGGAATCAGCCGGTGACAGTCGCCTATAGCACCATTTCGAATGCCGCCAATTATGGCAAAGCCTGGTGCTTTTTCCGGGTTGCGGAACTAAATATGGATGCCGCTGCTTTTAGGACGGCCGGAACCGAATTTGACGTCTTCGCCAATATCAACGACAGCTTTGCGGTATTTGGCATTTATATGTCGGGCGAGTGCAAGCTTCGGGAAGCCATTATTACAAAATATGAAATTATAGGCTCCACTCAAGCTCCGCACGAGGGGTTGACAGGTCTGGACGCTCTCCTGACTGCGGCCCGTGACAAGTTCGCATCTGTGGCCGGTGACCAGATGGCGTCGGTCCGGCTCAAAAAAGCCGCCGAAATAAGGAAGTGCGACGCTGAATATGAACGCGGCAAGATATTTCAGGCAATGGGAGACAACGATAGATCGGCGCAAGATTTTCAGGCTGCCGATTATCGCAGTATTTCCCCGGAGTTTGAAAGCCAGGCGCAAGGATTGAGCCCTTTATTGAATTATTCAGAGGCAATGAAATGCCTGGAACTGTTTTTGATCGATAGAGGTAACCCTGAATGCGGCGGATTGGCCAATGGCAATTTCCTGACGGCTGCGGAAACAAAATTTCGGGAAGCCAGCAGGCTTCATATGATGGCCGCGG
The genomic region above belongs to Candidatus Zixiibacteriota bacterium and contains:
- a CDS encoding MotA/TolQ/ExbB proton channel family protein; amino-acid sequence: MALFIILIISFSVSSAQDNPNKYQICFVGVDARGEHSEGFLFWKETKVNYQVSWKLCDSSGRDAEINTLNYKIYCWAEKDSLSDHDSKTSLDIGGGSMAVFENRLAKTQYIFRVDGVNNNGRLVVKSQIARSIFPTPKGGGNGTIKVNLFSFTEFMKVYDESTDLGRASFILIFLFFIIACLFIVRCFWIMRPTRLFPTEMELKEKIDDIYDKIYTDGNSSPVNPAQTKELLQRLMSTREQSWGVHARKVLGKLPFYPNFPKRSHEKLTDFGDLPTITIVKDGLKQHKNIPDRQCIQEYLDRTIEAEAARLKKRGFIDWLWSLGYTEPLLGLYGTVTGLVSAFANYGSDPAKFAPGISEALWTTVYGLTTGIILMLAHYYFSNKLDRVITTWEEMSLKLAKECDKL